A window of Longispora fulva contains these coding sequences:
- a CDS encoding ArsR/SmtB family transcription factor gives MIIYELGVEDLADTRFAISPINETVLSLRILRDPGVHALHLPWRRTALSRLDPADVDLLVSLVGPRLTLPDFLTPRPTTFAPTFADEMAVLLATPAELIRRDLTAAHAPSPVPHQLRTEDEHTAATLRDAIGDVLHRYWRIAIEPFWAHLRLVAEADMTYRARQLAVGGARLLFADLHPHVRWRDGALTIDRMISQFRVAAAGHGLLLMPSVFAHKPAPPVTSDMPPALTYPSRGVATLWAAPTVDPTALDALIGVAKARLLGLLDEPLSTSEIARRVGVSPSAVSQTLRVLHDTGLVTRSRSGRQTLYRRSTLGDQLTSSTA, from the coding sequence ATGATCATCTACGAACTCGGCGTCGAGGACCTCGCCGACACCCGCTTCGCGATCTCCCCGATCAACGAGACCGTGCTCAGCCTGCGGATCCTCCGCGACCCCGGCGTGCACGCGCTGCACCTCCCCTGGCGCCGCACGGCGTTGAGCCGGCTCGACCCGGCGGATGTCGACCTGCTGGTGTCACTCGTCGGACCGCGCCTGACACTGCCGGACTTCCTCACCCCGCGGCCCACGACGTTCGCGCCGACCTTCGCCGACGAAATGGCGGTCCTGCTGGCCACGCCCGCCGAGCTGATCCGCCGCGACCTCACCGCCGCCCACGCACCGAGCCCCGTGCCCCACCAGTTGCGCACCGAGGACGAGCACACCGCCGCGACGTTGCGCGACGCCATCGGCGACGTGCTTCACCGGTACTGGAGAATCGCGATCGAACCGTTCTGGGCACACCTCCGCCTCGTCGCGGAAGCCGACATGACCTACCGCGCCCGGCAGTTGGCCGTCGGAGGCGCACGGCTGCTGTTCGCCGACCTGCACCCGCACGTGCGCTGGCGCGACGGCGCCCTGACGATCGACCGGATGATCAGCCAGTTCCGGGTCGCGGCGGCCGGGCACGGGCTACTGCTGATGCCGTCGGTGTTCGCGCACAAACCGGCCCCGCCGGTCACCTCCGACATGCCACCGGCACTGACCTACCCCAGCCGCGGCGTGGCGACCCTGTGGGCGGCCCCGACCGTGGACCCGACCGCCCTGGACGCGCTGATCGGCGTGGCGAAGGCACGCCTGCTCGGCCTGCTCGACGAGCCACTGTCCACCAGCGAGATCGCCCGCCGGGTCGGCGTGAGCCCGAGTGCCGTGTCCCAGACCCTGCGGGTGCTGCACGACACCGGGCTGGTCACCAGATCCCGCAGTGGCCGACAGACCCTGTATCGACGCAGTACCCTCGGCGATCAACTCACCAGCTCCACCGCATAG
- a CDS encoding GNAT family N-acetyltransferase, whose amino-acid sequence MDHELLPDRGAILAVADSPYLRYQLRGEATGHRLGDALFVRYAAGDGHSALLVGPPGDARRLIDMVDLAGLDGLHGPPGIELPFAGQTDEWEFRWTHTIQELDPSAPTMVVLDGRRDADEINAVLDLALPASQVRPGQPQVIAWLGVRVAGRIAAVAADVGRSGVGMFGGFAVHPDFQGQGLGSALTTALTRRLIADYGVAALSVYSANTSAIRMYAKHGYIDTVQRCSGRLTVAGVR is encoded by the coding sequence GTGGATCATGAATTGCTGCCCGACCGTGGGGCCATCCTCGCGGTCGCCGACTCGCCGTATCTGCGCTACCAGTTGCGCGGCGAGGCCACCGGTCACCGGCTCGGCGACGCGCTGTTCGTCCGGTACGCCGCCGGCGACGGCCACTCCGCCCTGCTCGTGGGCCCTCCCGGCGACGCGCGCCGGCTCATCGACATGGTCGACCTGGCCGGGCTCGACGGGCTGCACGGACCGCCCGGGATCGAGCTGCCGTTTGCTGGACAGACCGACGAGTGGGAATTCCGGTGGACGCACACGATCCAGGAACTCGACCCGTCCGCGCCCACCATGGTCGTGCTCGACGGTCGGCGTGACGCGGACGAGATCAATGCCGTCCTCGACCTCGCGCTGCCGGCGAGTCAGGTCCGACCCGGCCAGCCGCAGGTGATCGCCTGGCTCGGCGTACGCGTCGCCGGCCGGATCGCCGCGGTCGCCGCCGACGTCGGTCGATCCGGGGTGGGCATGTTCGGCGGGTTCGCGGTGCACCCCGACTTTCAGGGCCAGGGCCTCGGCTCGGCGCTCACCACCGCACTCACCCGCCGGCTGATCGCCGACTACGGTGTGGCGGCGCTGAGTGTCTACAGCGCCAACACGTCAGCGATCCGGATGTACGCCAAGCACGGCTACATCGACACGGTCCAGCGATGCTCGGGCCGCCTCACCGTCGCGGGAGTGCGGTGA
- a CDS encoding MFS transporter, which yields MTTTVTGRLVGILALTCGVAVGTIYFPQAISPLVAAGLGADPDAAAGVVTATQVGYALGILLLVPLGDRLPHRPLLVTLLGLTTLALAGAGLAPDLPALVGASLLVGVTAVVAPIMGPLAAGLVPAHRRGVVSGTLLSGSIAGMLVSRAFGGMLGEALGWRAPYLIAAVFTLAMALVLLRALPDTTPTSRHSYRTLVIQPLRLLRTEPPLRRSCLNQAAAFAGFSVAWTCVAMLITGPVYRLDARAVGLLALVNAATMVCAPLAGRLVDRHGPDAVNRVTLAGMAASAAVLAFGAAGGTVGLIAVTVGLLLLDVAMQSGMVANGVRIYGIATHARSRLNTAYMTCAYVSGGAGSWLGTRLYTTLGWVGVCALIAVLAVAALIRHATCRESVGAGQDQVAADTARVSS from the coding sequence GTGACGACGACAGTGACCGGCCGGCTGGTCGGAATACTCGCCCTGACCTGCGGCGTGGCCGTGGGGACCATCTATTTTCCGCAGGCGATCAGCCCCCTGGTCGCCGCCGGGCTGGGGGCGGACCCGGACGCCGCCGCGGGTGTGGTGACCGCGACCCAGGTCGGGTACGCCCTCGGAATCCTCTTGCTGGTCCCGCTCGGTGACCGGCTGCCGCACCGGCCGTTGCTGGTGACACTGCTGGGCCTGACCACCCTGGCGCTGGCGGGCGCGGGCCTCGCCCCGGACCTTCCCGCGCTGGTCGGGGCCAGTCTGCTGGTCGGGGTCACCGCTGTCGTGGCACCCATCATGGGCCCGCTGGCGGCGGGGCTGGTACCGGCGCACCGGCGCGGCGTGGTCAGCGGGACGCTGCTGAGCGGGTCGATCGCCGGCATGCTCGTGTCCCGGGCGTTCGGCGGGATGCTCGGCGAGGCGCTGGGCTGGCGGGCGCCGTACCTGATCGCGGCCGTGTTCACCCTCGCCATGGCGCTCGTGCTCCTGCGGGCGCTGCCCGACACCACGCCCACGTCGCGGCATTCTTACCGCACGCTGGTCATCCAGCCGCTGCGACTGCTGCGCACCGAACCGCCGCTGCGCCGGTCATGCCTGAACCAGGCCGCCGCGTTCGCCGGTTTCTCCGTCGCCTGGACGTGCGTGGCGATGCTGATCACCGGGCCGGTGTACCGCCTCGACGCCCGCGCGGTGGGACTGCTGGCACTGGTCAACGCGGCCACCATGGTGTGCGCGCCGCTCGCGGGTCGACTCGTGGACCGGCACGGCCCCGACGCGGTCAACCGGGTGACCCTCGCCGGCATGGCGGCCTCCGCGGCGGTGCTGGCTTTCGGTGCGGCCGGCGGCACCGTCGGGCTGATCGCCGTGACCGTCGGCCTGCTCCTGCTCGACGTGGCGATGCAGTCCGGGATGGTCGCCAACGGCGTACGGATCTACGGCATCGCAACACACGCGCGCAGTCGCCTCAACACGGCCTACATGACCTGCGCCTACGTCAGCGGCGGCGCGGGCTCGTGGCTCGGGACACGCCTGTACACGACACTGGGCTGGGTCGGGGTGTGTGCGCTGATCGCGGTGCTCGCCGTGGCCGCGCTGATCCGGCACGCCACGTGCCGCGAGTCCGTCGGCGCCGGCCAGGACCAGGTTGCCGCCGACACCGCGCGGGTGTCGTCGTGA